Proteins from a genomic interval of Rhizoctonia solani chromosome 12, complete sequence:
- a CDS encoding cytochrome P450 family protein, which translates to MLASPRLTNWGKASGLLNYGNQWKGQRKVMHEVLQKKALKIMWPAIVKHTWLLVLRISDTCGLQSKIAHAVGAVILQSAYGYKATEAGDPMIGIARAGMQGFSDASMPPDFLVNIFPWLQYVPSWFPGASWKRQAIAWSKARESLINIPFGWTKQQMVNGTALPSALGSLLARLANNGSVTDQKEEEDGIKWAIGSLYAGAIETTTSTILIFILAMIHNPDIQVKAQQELDTVVGNQRLPEMQDQDDLPYIGRVVKEVFRWRPVGPLGVPHVCAKDDVYRGYFIPKEAVVMGNIWAMCSNPETYPNPEKFDPDRFKIPTTPDPPTFGFGRRICPGQEFADAFLFLAVATTLSILNIRPAKDSQENNIMPETKLTGNSLKVPFALSVHYGTTL; encoded by the exons ATGCTGGCTAGTCCAAGACT AACTAACTGGGGGAAAGCATCTGGTTTATTAAACTATGGCAACCAATGGAAAGGACAGCGTAAAGTGATGCATGAAGTACTCCAGAAGAAGGCGCTCAAAATAATGTGGCCGGCCATTGTTAAACACACCTGGTTGCTAGTTCTACGGATTTCTGATACTTGTGGATTGCAGTCCAAGATTGCACA TGCGGTAGGCGCTGTTATTCTACAATCTGCGTATGGGTACAAGGCCACTGAAGCAGGAGATCCCATGATTGGCATAGCCAGAGCGGGTATGCAAGGTTTTAGTGATGCATCAATGCCCCCTG ACTTCCTTGTAAATATATTCCCATGGCTCCAGTACGTCCCTTCATGGTTCCCTGGCGCCAGTTGGAAGCGACAGGCAATAGCTTGGAGCAAAGCTCGTGAAAGCTTGATAAATATACCTTTTGGGTGGACCAAACAACAAATG GTTAATGGCACGGCTCTGCCTTCCGCTCTTGGCTCCCTTTTAGCCAGGCTGGCAAACAATGGATCCGTAACAGACCaaaaggaggaagaggatggAATCAAATGGGCAATAGGATCGCTATATGCAG GTGCAATAGAGACG ACAACTTCGACTATCTTGATTTTTATCCTTGCCATGATACACAATCCGGATATACAAGTAAAGGCTCAGCAAGAATTGGATACTGTTGTTGGCAATCAACGCCTTCCCGAAATGCAAGATCAAGATGATTTACCTTACATAGGTCGTGTTGTCAAGGAGGTATTTCGCTGGCGACCAGTAGGACCGTTAG GAGTTCCGCATGTGTGCGCCAAAGATGATGTGTACAGGGGATATTTCATTCCCAAAGAGGCCGTTGT AATGGGAAACATCTG GGCAATGTGTTCCAATCCCGAGACATACCCCAACCCTGAGAAATTCGACCCAGACCGGTTCAAAATCCCAACGACACCAGACCCTCCCACGTTTGGTTTTGGAAGACG CATCTGTCCGGGCCAGGAGTTTGCCGATGCGTTCTTATTTTTGGCCGTTGCTACAACGCTGTCTATTTTGAACATCAGACCCGCCAAAGATAGTCAAGAAAACAACATCATGCCGGAGACAAAGCTAACCGGAAATTCTCTT AAGGTTCCCTTTGCCCTTTCAGTGCACTATGGAACTACGCTGTGA
- a CDS encoding Retrotransposon gag protein — MSTQPSTYVHANPNALSVPTNIQEIPAWAQEIKNLLLAMNQNLSLVIGQAAAHHTDIGTTQATLNNHDSSITNLDALIVKLGADIAKIGTAAASGSSLALATKAPKLATPDKFDGSDKNKAISFRVAVSHYLRISYPGSTVDEQIAFIISCLDGKAHEWLEPYLEEDVVKGNPVSWLHNLDAFWLQFNARWNVQNRTENFCAKLRTLKQTKGVQDYYKDFQTYSQGLGYNDPSLRDMFYDGLSHKIKETLMVQDYDHADASVTLATLAEKALKVDQCLEQFAAQHKVS; from the coding sequence ATGTCTACCCAACCTTCCACCTATGTGCATGCCAACCCCAATGCGCTGTCAgtccccaccaatatccaggagatacctgcgtgggcccaggagatcaaaaacctcctcctggctatgaaCCAAAATCTATCCTTGGTCATAGGACAAGCGGCTGCCCACCATACAGACATTGGCACCACTCAGGCTACCCTCAACAACCATGATAGTAGCATCACcaaccttgacgccctcattgttaaactaggggctgatattgccaaaattggcaccgctgctgcttctggttcctcccttgccttggctaccaaggctccTAAACTTGCAACAccagacaaatttgatggGTCAGACAAAAATAAGGCAATCTCCTTCAGAGTTGCTGTTtctcattatctcaggatctcatatcctggctcaacGGTGGATGAGCAAATCGCCTTTATTATctcctgcctggatggcaaggcccatgagtggcttgagccctaccTGGAAGAGGATGTTGTTAAAGGGAACCCTgtttcttggctccacaatttggatgccttctggctgcaattcaatgcacgctggaatgtccaaaataggacTGAGAACTTCTGCGCCAAGCTGCGCACcctcaaacaaaccaagggagtccaagattattacaaggacttccagacctattctcaaggtcttggttaCAACGACCCCTCTCTCAGGGAtatgttctatgatggcttatcccacaaaattaaggaaactctcatggttcaagattatgaccatgcagatgcctctgtaactcttgcaactcttgcagagaaggcccttaaagtGGATCAATGCCTAGAGCAGTTTGCAGCCCAGCACaaggtgtcatga
- a CDS encoding Transposon Tf2-1 polyprotein: MTQGSLFLFKPIWKQIQHFYVYAIVDGKAKKGVLQKVGQNAKGIAVPIVKWNDGTTMDVTFKSLKKDNHPATATSSTAPKTSSSSLRNSGPSPMDLDSASSKGKKPIICATCGGRGHYANQCPSKSYSGHEAHISEDELENGDL, translated from the exons atgacacaagggtccctcttcctcttcaaaccaatctggaagcaaatccagcacttctac gtgtatgcaattgtggatggaaaggctaagAAGGGGGTTCTACAAAAGGTTGGCCAAAATGCCAAGGGAATAGCAGTTCCAATTGTCAAatggaatgatggcaccaccatggaTGTTACCTTTAAATCTCTTAAAAAGGATAACCACCCTGCCACTGCCACCTCTTCCACTGCTCCCAAgacttcctcctcctccttgcgcAACTCTGGTCCCTCACCAAtggacttagactctgcctcatctaaaggcaaaaaaccaattatatgcgcaacatgtggaggtaggggacactatgccaaccaatgcccctccaaatcctactctggccatgaggcccatatctctgaggatgagttggaaaatggggacctctga
- a CDS encoding Transposon Tf2-1 polyprotein: MSWLKLHNPTIDWPNKRITFNSQYCNNTCLSVSNSILGNVGGTSNHLEGIPEDLGGVEVIEPLEGIPRETGGTVDSPLESIPVELRNFAEVFSEDMKVTELPPHRPFDLGIDLIDPDKPVKAMVYPLKASDDEELRKLLKEQLDKGLICPSKSKYGSPVHFVNKKNGKRRMVVDYRSLNANTVKNAYPLPLIQSLIEKLRGAKYFSTIDLKSGYNLVRIKEGDEWKTAFKTKYGLFEYLVMPFGLCNAPAAFQHFMNEIFRDILDVYVVVYLDNILIFSESRELHTKHLQEVLKRLQDNACYCNLEKCNFYASEVDYLGVIANGEGVKADPKKITQAVDWATPRSVKGVQEFLGFINFYRRFIHNFSKLAQPLYQLLQKNIPWEWGERQEVSFKALEQALIESPVLIQPNPYKEFFLECDASDFATGAVLNQKGSDDKLHPVAFLSKSLAPAERNYDIFVLDVCGGQATYNDNQLYYGDQACKGNGELAKYNKEVA, from the exons atgtcctggctcaagttacacaaccctactatagactggcctaataagcgtattacttttaattctcaatattgtaacaacacttgtctttctgtttctaattctatcctgggaaatgtcggtgggacttctaaccaccttgaaggcataccagaagacttaggaggtgttgaggtaattgaacctcttgaaggcatccctagggaaactggaggtactgtggattctccacttgaaagtatcccagtagaactgcgcaattttgcggaggtattttctgaggacatgaaggtgacggaactgccgccgcaccgtccttttgatttagggattgatttaatcgatcctgataaacctgttaaggctatggtataccccttgaaggcatctgatgatgaggaacttagaaaactccttaaagaacaattggacaaaggattgatttgcccatccaagtccaaatatggttccccagttcactttgtcaacaagaaaaatgggaaaaggcgtatggttgtggattatagatccctaaatgcaaatacagtcaagaatgcgtaccctctacctctaatacagtctctcattgagaaactaaggggcgcaaaatacttttccaccattgacctgaaatctggatataacttggtccggataaaggaaggtgatgaatggaagactgcgtttaaaaccaaatatggcctgtttgaatacctagtcatgccctttgggttatgcaacgctcctgctgcatttcagcacttcatgaatgagatatttagggacatattggacgtctatgtagtagtatatctagacaacatcctaatattctcagaaagcagggaattacacacaaaacatctccaagaggtactgaaaaggctgcaagacaatgcatgctactgtaacctggagaagtgtaatttctatgcatctgaagtagattaccttggtgtcattgccaatggtgaaggagtgaaagcagatcccaagaaaatcactcaagcggttgattgggcaacaccgcgctctgtcaaaggggttcaagagtttttgggctttataaatttctatagacgcttcatacataacttctcaaaattggcacaacccttataccaactactccaaaagaatataccttgggagtggggtgaacgccaagaagtgtcttttaaAGCTCTTGAACAGGCTCTCATTGAATCCCCTGTCTTAATCCAACCcaatccatacaaggagtttttccttgagtgtgacgcctctgattttgcaacgggcgctgtccttaatcaaaagggcagtgatgataaattacacccggttgcattcctatcaaaatccctagcacctgctgaaagaaactatgatatctttgtcctagacgtct gcggtgggcaagctacctacaacgacaaccaactatactacggtgaccaagcctgtaagggcaatggtgagctagctaagt